In one Nicotiana tomentosiformis chromosome 6, ASM39032v3, whole genome shotgun sequence genomic region, the following are encoded:
- the LOC104113925 gene encoding uncharacterized protein encodes MASLQESLQRFKKQQEKCQSTLSSIASRAGPSNAAPPRPMVANAKSPAPAVKFSNDTERLQHINSIRKAPVGAQIKRVIGLLLETRQAFTPEQINEACHVDINGNKAVFDSLRNNLKVYYDGNRFSYKSKHALKNKDQLLILIRKFPEGIAVIDLKDAYPTVMEDLQALKGAGQIWLLSNFDSQEDIAFPNDPRVPIKVDDDLKQLFRGIELPRDMLDIEKDLQKNGMKPATNTAKRRAMAQVHGIVQKPKTKKKKHEISKRTKLTNAHLPELFKL; translated from the exons ATGGCTTCACTTCAAGAAAGTTTGCAAAGGTTCAAGAAGCAACAAGAGAAGTGTCAATCTACCCTTAGTAGTATAGCTTCCAGAGCAGGACCTTCTAACGCAGCTCCTCCAAGACCAATGGTAGCAAATGCAAAATCTCCTGCACCTGCAGTCAAATTTTCAAATGACACGGAAAGGCTTCAGCATATAAATAGTATAAGGAAAGCTCCCGTGGGGGCTCAGATTAAACGTGTCATAGGCTTGCTGCTCGAG ACAAGGCAAGCTTTCACACCAGAACAGATTAATGAAGCATGTCATGTTGATATAAATGGCAATAAAGCTGTGTTTGACAGTTTGAGGAACAATCTCAAAGTATATTATGATGGCAATCGGTTCTCTTATAAG TCGAAACATGCCTTGAAAAATAAAGACCAACTACTTATCTTGATACGAAAATTCCCCGAGGGTATTGCTGTCATCGACCTCAAGGATGCATACCCAACTGTCATGGAGGACCTTCAG GCACTCAAAGGTGCTGGTCAAATATGGCTTCTGTCAAATTTTGACTCCCAGGAAGACATTGCCTTCCCAAATGATCCACGAGTACCTATTAAGGTCGATGATGATTTGAAGCAGCTATTCAGAGGTATTGAATTACCACGTGACATGCTTGATATTGAGAAGGATCTCCAGAAGAACGGGATGAAGCCAGCTACAAACACTGCAAAGAGAAGGGCAATGGCCCAAGTTCACGGGATTGTCCAGAAGCCCAAAACCAAGAAGAAGAAGCACGAGATCAGCAAAAGGACTAAGCTTACAAATGCTCACCTTCCAGAActcttcaaactttag